Within Nematostella vectensis chromosome 1, jaNemVect1.1, whole genome shotgun sequence, the genomic segment ATCCAGGTCTTTAGGTGTCCGTGTACAACCATGAGGTTTATATCGCAGCTTTGTTTGTTCATTGTTACTTTGTTGGCCCTAGTCTCACCAGTAGCAGGTAGGTAAATATTCCCACAATCGTACTAAAGTGATTTTTATAAAACTGTGCAAAAAACTGGTAGAGTCAGAGTATAAGACGTGAATCCAACAGTAAAGAGAGCAAAGACATTAGAGTGCAACAGTACTGAATAAGCTTAAGGGTATTCCATTGATTAATGAGAAACACTCTAACAATGTAGGCTCACATACTATTCTATAACTCAATGACGATATCTCTATTAGACGTTGTTCAATGCTAGTAAATGGGCAATTTTTTGTGCTAGACCAAAACACAACCGTTAAACTCTATACTGAATAGCATAGACAGACTTTATCAATACTGTATTTTTCTAAAAAGAATCGTCGAAGTTTACACCAGCCTAATGGTGAATTATTATCAATATTATTAAGAATTATgaattatataaataataaactttAATGTCCCATCAATTTCGCATCGAATTTCACTGTTTGTTTTCTAGTCTTCGTATAACACACATAGTTCGTAACATCGGTCATCTACTAAAAAcgaataataatataatatgatATAATATAATCTAGCTGCCTTGTGCGTGTATCTAAAACTGACGTGATCGGGTTAAGTGGGGATTAAGGAGTAGTTCAATCAAATGTCattaataagaaaatataatttctTATGATCATAAATAATGTCATTGCattgtgatgacgtcatgtgTTTTGTTGCCATAGCGATGAGCAAGTATGAAGTGATCGTGCTAATTGTTGCCATTGGGATCGCTGTGTTGGTGATAGCTCTTCTTATTTTGATCTGCTTTACTCTTCGCTTCTACAGACAGTGAGTACACCACGTGACCACACGTGACCACTTACTAagagggtgggggaggggagaggagtTTGCTTCCCTTTGACAgatgtttgtgttttattggTTCCGTGCAACGATTATTATCTTACTATGTACTATAGCCATCATATAATCATTCTCATCATTGAATATAATAGCAAATTCCATGAGCTTATATTAAAAGGAAATCTTTTTTCAACAGAATGAAGAAGTGACCTGCGGTTAAATTGAGACGAGGAAGATTGATAGAATGGTAGGACTTAGTTTAGTACTTCTTTGAGTACTATCTGTATAAAGCAACACGATCTAGGAAAGTTATGAAGTCTTGACAAAGTACGAGTTTTACAATTTTCatcgttttatttttcattgctttttcttgacattatttttgttgtcaCACGTTAAATATTGTCATCTCTTTTATATTGGCCCCCCAGCGATCATTGGAAGTGTGTTCGTCTCAtgaaattcattgttttaattttaatttccgTTGTATGTTTCTCCTTCAGATGCACGACACCACAAAAACATTACGCACTAGTCAAGTACCCGGATGCAAGTACCCGGATGCAACAGCTGACTCACACGCGCATACCAACAACTAATATAGGGCGGGGTTTTCTACGCTAGAACAATTCATATTTTTGTAACatatttttgtaaaataaaatacatatatTGTACCTAATAACTTAGTAATTGAGTCATTTAGCCTCTGTCTAGCTTTCATTTTATCGTCAAAGTTaaaaaagtgtgaaaaagcatccatcgGCTAATagatttccatcggctaatttgaGGAAGCCAATGGGATATTTTGCTTGGTAAATCaagtattaaacattttttagatggttattttaaaCACATTATATcccttccaatattaaatgaaaacaaaggtgtggctgacgaGGGTAGTAAGCACGGccatgtattttattttttgcccATAATCAGTAGAAAAAAGACAGTGTTGAGGTCAACAGAATACGGTAAATTGAATGGAATCAACCGAATTGAAAGATAAACAGAATAACAGAATACGGTAAATTGAATGGAATCGACCGAATTGAAAGATATGGAATGCTGATAATCCACACAAAAAATGTAACCTACTTCTCAATAGCCCGATATGCACACTTGCAAGGGATTTGTTAGAGGGGGTttagtgccccccccccccccccccaccccaagaAAAGTTTGGAGTTTTTGCTCCTGCATTTTTTTCTCCTAGGGGTTCAAATTTCCGCATTTCCCGTAAACGTTATACGTGAACGTTCCTCATTCGGAATAACCACCTCCTACTTAATCGGAAGGTCGACTCTATAAAAGAAATTTGTTTAGCACCAAAGAAAATCCTATGTGGGGGAAGTTTCGTACAATCACATGACATTGGGATTTTGGCTATGGTTCTTACATAGTTGTTAACTTGACTATCAAACTGTGAACAAGTTACAAGAGTTATTTGCAGCAATAAAAATCAGAAGCAACAGATCTTGAAGTCTTGCATCCTTAGAGGCTTTCTTAATAAAATGCACATAAGCTACAATCCGTGCCTAAACTAATGGACCCATTCAACGATGATACATCTTCACAGAATCCCACAATCATGTGTCACACAGATAAAtactccccttcccccccccccgtgcaAATGTTGGGCGCCTTTCATTAGTATGCGGTTGCGGTAGTTTCAGGCCTACGTGAACAACATTTGTtcaggggggggagggggaaataGGCGTGCCTGTCAAGAGGTTAACCGGTATGCACCCATTGTCGCAAATGGGGGCACCGATTTTGCGAAATAGGTCAACAGTTTTTGTGGGGGTTGTAGCGACTATATAGTTTTTAAGGGCATGTGCCCTCCATTTTGTTCTTTTAACGTAGAGCCTATTGCTGTTTAGTTTTTCTTAAGCAACACATACAAATAATCAATGCGACACAATTAAATAACacactcccctcccctctccacatCCCTCCCCTCTGGGTACGGGCTTGGGTCTATATTACAACATACAAACAATTCTTTAATTCAGCGCTGTTTAATTCAGATGTATTCAATTGTTTTGAGCCCTGCCTTTGTTCCTCAATTTCCTGTAATTTCCTTCAAGTTCTCGGCGAGAGTAGCGGCATCAATTCCGTCCATTCCCCAGTCCTCTTTGAACAGGCTTTTGGCGTTCTATGACAAACGAGCAAAACATAAAAACGCTATAATAAGGCTGTATAAGCCAATTGTAGGTTAATAATTGACATTAATCCATTCatttaaacaataacaaagtggCACGTAcatagcctcctccgcaggccaCTCGCATTGTaaagaaaagaagagaaaaaacggGTTACCTGTGGGGAAATTGCGGAGTAGGGAGACTAAGGACAAATAGAGAGGGAAAGCCGGTTTCTCACTTCCGTATTTTTGccacatttttattttgcccaaatcagtttttttctctttttttttctgctcttTGAGATACCTGTGGAGGGGCTAGCGTGTACATACCTCGTATTTGAGCGCCGCAAGCTTTTTGAGTTTCGCTCCGTTGACCTTATTTTGCTTGACCGTCCCGCTATATTctctgaaaaaagaaattggAAGTGATCACAGAAGTTAGCGTGGCAtgcttggggggggggggggggaggatttAAACATTCCGTCCATTACCCATGGGGGGGACACCATGTTTTAAGCcaccataatttttttttgttttgtggcAAACCGAGCGCGACAGTGTCAGCAATGTTTGCTCATGTTTGCTTAACATGCTAATAAAATAACAGATCCATTCTATACTCACTCTAGTCCGAGGTTATTCATCCACGTGACGACTTGATTGACGTCCCAGTCAGAGACGTCAGTCTTCTTTGAAGGGCTTGCATCGACGACGTCTACGGAAATAAGCCTCGTGTATTATTCATAATGCTTCACTTGCATCATACTTGCAATTGGCTATATGCACCAAATGTTCTTTAACAGGAGCACGATAATTTTCAATCATGTGACTCTGTGTATTTAATTATGATGACGAATGATAATGAAATGgtatggtaatgatgatgacgacataAGCAATATGGAGATGGTATGAAAATGATATTTGAAACGTGtgacgatgttgatgatgacgatatcAACGACGATGAAAAAGCTGGTGTGAGATATCGATATAATGATAACGACGAGGACGATGTTGAAATTATGATAAATGTTGCAGACAGGAATACTCAAATAGCTTTACTGACCTGCCTTCACAGGGCCGGATTTTCCCTTTTCCCCGATTTCCCTCATCAGCTTTTCGGCCGTTTCCCGGATATTGTTCCCAGGCGCGAAATTGAAGTAGAGTTTTGAGCCCATGATCATACCGAGCCAGCCGTCAGGTTTATACCCATTCTCCATCATCAGCGGGACGATGGGCTTCTTCTGGGTGTACGCATACTCCGCCTCTGAGAAATACATGGAGATAAAAACACTGCCCTCGAACTTGTGTGACATGATAAGGTGTTATTGTAAGTGCGTGACATAAGGATGGCGTTACTCACCCGATAAACAGGTCACAATCTTTTGGTAATTTCGTGACATGAGACGGCGTTACTCGCCCGATCTACAGCTAAATGTGTCCTTGCCACCCGGTCTGCAGTTACGCTGTAATTGTACCTCCGTGACATGAGGATGGCGTTACTCACCCGATCTGCAGTTAACGCTGTCCTTGTACTTGCGTGACGCACACATGAGAACAACTGCGGATTTCTCCACGGCGTTGGCCATGGCTTCGAGTGTAGAGCCTTCCATCTGGTCAATATCCATCCACACGTGATAACCGTTGGCTTGAAGAAGCTCCTTAACTTGAATCATCACGTCCTGAACATCCCATTGGTAGCTGATCATCACGTGACCTTCTGGCGCATGCGCAGTGGTAGATTTTGGGGCTTTTGATGCAGCAGTGGCGGCTAAATAAAGTAAGAAAAATGGACGATAAAAAGGAAGCCCATATGACTCAAATGCGGAGAATATAAAACATAAGACACTTGCACAGTTGGGCAAAAACACTGAATGAgaatataaacaaaaacactGAATGAGAATAAAAACATAAGACATTTGCACAGTTGGGCAAAAACACTGAAAGAGAATATAAAACATAAGACACTTGCACAGTTGGGCAAAAACACTGAAAGAGAATATAAAACATAAGACACTTGCACAGTTGGGCAAAATCACTGAATTCTTGCCTGCTTTTTgtgctttttgttttccttcGATTTCCCACAGGGCGCCATTTGCATTTTTCTTCACTTTGCTGTTGCTGCTCTGACTCAGAATCCGCAAGTGATTCATTGCTTCGGTATCTTTGGCAATTTTAGCCCTGTTGTCACTGTCAAACGCCATCCTCCACAAAGCGAGAGCAGCATTTTCCCTCTCCTCGTCATCTTGAGCAGTCTTGAGCATGCGCACTAGCACAGGGATAGCACCATTCAAACCGATCTGAAAAGACATATGTGTTACATAATTCTACTTtatcaaaatatataaatgTGCGTGATATACTTATATGATATATACTCATATTATCATCTTAAATCATGTCACATATCGCGCTGGTGTTAACTGAccagtttgttgtttttgtcgtTTGATGCAATCTGCGCCAAACCATCTGCGAGCTCACTGGTGGAGAACCCGAGACATCTGCGTTGAGCGGTGTCTTGCGCCGCTCGATCCGTCAACTTGATCAGAAACTGGATCGGAGCTAAACAGAAGAAATCGAAGTATTGTCTTGCACTGGTCATAATGGCGCTGTTATTGTTTTCGTTGTCGATCCGATACACGAGAGCTAGCAAAGGCGGCGGCGGGAGGGAGGTACTTCTTTTCAGACCAGGTGGAGGGGAGCATGCTTGCACTGCACATTATTCTCGAATTGATACTAGCACAGGGGGGTCAGGCGCGTACCCTGGACCGGCTAGGggggcgcagtcataggtttcatatggaaaaagcacagtatttaaagattccttAAGAAATAACCAACTTTTTGGCAGTCAAGGGGTGGGTGAGCGCGCGCCCTGCGCatcccctgtgtacgcgccttgGGGGTACTTTCGTTCAGTATAAGGGGCAGGGGGTATACTTGCACTAGCCATGATGAtgctgttattgttttcattttcgaTAAAATACCAGGAGTGGGTGCTTCCTTTCAGTCTAGGTGGGGAGGACATACTTGCGCTAGCCATGATGacgttgttattgttttcgtCGATCAAATACGCGAGAGCCAGCAATGCCTTGGCCGAGTATACCGGCACATCGTCGGAAAGGTATGGCACCAACGCTTTTAGGCCATTGTTGTCAATCACCGTCTGTCGACATTCCGTTCGCTTTGAGAGATTATGCATGACCCCGAGGGCTCTTGACAGGATTTTACCGCGCACGGTGTACTTATCACAAGCTAGTGTTTTAGAAttctgaaataaaacaaaaaaggctaaaggtcatgtaccttattacacttaattttcgcgtcactttaatttcgcgaatttcgcgattttaaaaaattcacaaaaataaagtgacgcgaaatcTAGGATGCACGAAAATGAAGTaagtacacaagaagcctttggggAAATATTGGCCGTTTGATAAGCTTTATGAAAACACCTTGTCTAGTCATCTTAtgtatagatttttttttaaacttaatttagcccacgcatctttttgttacaattgtttcagttttgatgattacagcacatcTTAATTCCACATgctttgcttgattttataatcccaaaatcgcgaaatcgcgaaaataaagctatctggtttttacgaaaataggaaaatcgcgaaatatcgccatcccaaaatcgcgaaattttgacgtcgcgaaaattaagtttaATAGATGAAGATGAAGGGTCTCCTTGATTGCTCTTGTGTTACCTATCTGATTAGTTCATATTGCCTCGTATTTGGAGTGAAACCATTGAAATAGAATTGCTCTGTTTATTGCATGCAATTTTTCAGATACACATTGCCTTGTGAATCAGTACAATGCGACCGTGCCACGGGATTTATTTGCAAAAACCTACTACTCTTTATTGAGTTATCTAAACAATCAAACGTTCTTAAAAATACTAGTTCCTAACTGTATCTTTGGCTGTATCTTTTTTCTGCTCCAAGCCAGTGAAATCGAATCAAATTTTACCACACAGCATCACACTTCATACCCTTTCCTTCCATTTCCACTGATTTTTTCCTCCCCCCATCTCCCCACTCACTGCCCCTACCTCCATCATACGTAGACCAGATAGCCAGTGCTGAacaaatattaagaaaatgtagccaaaaattgtcgtttttgacaaacgcgg encodes:
- the LOC5504951 gene encoding uncharacterized protein LOC5504951, producing MPDDGATLKSFVKKYPDYEAKFNSAYENCKVLKTKSSSGEDIIKHCGAPATSLSRLYLDEKVKKQTLKLSKFVAALEFPKVIADICKKLTSFTKGKCYTNEESSVQKPQEVISTLALCAINFSDLSDPFCIACEKGGLIPVLVDMVTSLKSCTPAMKQYVNSKTLACDKYTVRGKILSRALGVMHNLSKRTECRQTVIDNNGLKALVPYLSDDVPVYSAKALLALAYLIDENNNNVIMASATPIQFLIKLTDRAAQDTAQRRCLGFSTSELADGLAQIASNDKNNKLIGLNGAIPVLVRMLKTAQDDEERENAALALWRMAFDSDNRAKIAKDTEAMNHLRILSQSSNSKVKKNANGALWEIEGKQKAQKAAATAASKAPKSTTAHAPEGHVMISYQWDVQDVMIQVKELLQANGYHVWMDIDQMEGSTLEAMANAVEKSAVVLMCASRKYKDSVNCRSEAEYAYTQKKPIVPLMMENGYKPDGWLGMIMGSKLYFNFAPGNNIRETAEKLMREIGEKGKSGPVKADVVDASPSKKTDVSDWDVNQVVTWMNNLGLEEYSGTVKQNKVNGAKLKKLAALKYENAKSLFKEDWGMDGIDAATLAENLKEITGN